Proteins co-encoded in one Parascardovia denticolens DSM 10105 = JCM 12538 genomic window:
- a CDS encoding primosomal protein N' family DNA-binding protein — MVILGEQLALDGLAPRKRKSPARVKEPAERLPVAHVVIDVQAIQLGQTFDYLVEERQSARALPGAQVRVRFAGRLVNGIIWGRSEKSETPASSLRYLERVLGDQIALPEQMRSDIEKIAEFYGGTRANIIRLALPPRVARVDKEPRPGRRDRRGRNGSADSSAAAAFNQENDRVESSYEAIDQVNRLWEATTPGQVVWDALPGVTTWADDLVWLIGKSLTAGRPIVAELPDSAHIRLVDQRLKKAGLRPYSVRSGRGVWQGDYCVLAGMKTPEERYRSYMAIARGEVTCVIGARTSMYAPVTGPAVFVCVDDIAYQNADGFMPYPNARDVMLLRARNHKGIAVMLSHARSPQSQAEVEGLPSAIDCGPVVAVHGLDSVVKKLTPWVRVLNRAALEDLTDPTVGSRVPHTAVRILNNALESGPVLISIPYDGQSMTLICSSCHRQARCPRCSGPLKQPADSGQAARCLWCGQAATAWVCPHCKGERMRVIRVGALGTAQELLGLFPHTRIVTSTPHQPRGVVPMIEDRPQVVIATPGAEPEIVSTPVTRMERQEGQERREGQEGQGQSPHYRAMAIVDTWTSLYSSSMDARLDTLTAWMRSAALCLPHAQGGQVLLLGECDPAIAQSLMTWNPAFLAAQELGERQETAMPPAVTAAHVWGRREVVEEVLDGLGLDPLQPGDQPPVLGPIPLPPPATIIDRQLEGSNDRVRAVVRVPVGRTLRLAQQLHAAAAKHARSRVKGELRFQINPKSLS, encoded by the coding sequence ATGGTCATTTTAGGGGAGCAGCTGGCCCTTGACGGGCTGGCCCCGCGCAAGCGGAAAAGCCCGGCCAGGGTGAAAGAGCCGGCCGAGAGGCTTCCCGTCGCCCACGTGGTCATTGACGTCCAAGCCATCCAACTGGGGCAGACCTTCGATTATCTGGTGGAGGAGAGGCAGTCCGCCCGGGCCTTGCCCGGAGCCCAGGTGAGGGTGAGGTTCGCCGGCCGGCTGGTCAATGGGATCATCTGGGGCCGGTCGGAGAAAAGCGAGACCCCGGCCTCTTCCTTGCGTTATCTGGAACGGGTCTTGGGGGACCAGATCGCCCTGCCGGAGCAGATGCGGTCGGACATCGAGAAAATCGCGGAATTCTATGGGGGGACCCGGGCCAACATCATCCGGCTGGCTCTGCCCCCTCGAGTCGCCCGTGTGGATAAAGAACCCCGACCCGGTCGGCGAGACCGCCGGGGGAGGAACGGGTCCGCCGACTCTTCTGCGGCCGCCGCTTTCAACCAGGAAAACGACCGGGTCGAATCATCCTATGAGGCGATCGACCAGGTGAATCGCCTCTGGGAGGCCACCACCCCCGGCCAGGTGGTCTGGGATGCTTTGCCCGGCGTCACCACTTGGGCGGACGACTTGGTCTGGCTGATCGGGAAAAGTCTGACGGCCGGCCGCCCCATCGTGGCGGAACTGCCGGACTCGGCCCATATCCGCTTGGTGGACCAGCGCCTGAAGAAGGCCGGTTTGCGCCCTTATTCCGTCCGTTCCGGCCGGGGGGTCTGGCAAGGGGACTACTGCGTCCTGGCCGGGATGAAGACCCCGGAGGAAAGGTACCGTTCCTACATGGCCATCGCCCGAGGGGAGGTGACCTGCGTGATCGGGGCCCGGACCAGCATGTACGCCCCGGTGACCGGGCCGGCTGTCTTCGTCTGCGTGGACGACATCGCCTACCAGAACGCCGATGGCTTCATGCCTTACCCCAACGCGCGCGACGTCATGCTGCTCCGGGCCAGGAACCATAAGGGGATCGCCGTCATGCTCTCCCACGCCCGCAGCCCCCAGAGCCAGGCGGAAGTCGAAGGTCTGCCTTCCGCCATCGATTGCGGGCCGGTGGTGGCCGTGCATGGGCTTGATTCCGTGGTCAAAAAGCTGACCCCCTGGGTGAGGGTCCTCAATCGGGCTGCCTTGGAGGACTTGACCGACCCGACCGTCGGGTCCCGGGTTCCCCATACGGCCGTCAGGATCCTGAACAACGCCTTGGAATCGGGGCCGGTGCTCATCTCCATCCCTTACGATGGGCAGTCCATGACTTTGATTTGTTCCTCCTGCCATCGGCAAGCCCGCTGCCCCCGCTGCTCCGGGCCGCTCAAGCAGCCTGCGGATTCAGGTCAGGCCGCCCGGTGTCTCTGGTGCGGCCAGGCGGCCACCGCCTGGGTCTGCCCTCATTGCAAGGGGGAGCGGATGAGGGTCATCCGGGTCGGGGCCTTGGGGACCGCCCAAGAACTCCTCGGCCTCTTCCCCCATACGAGGATCGTCACTTCCACCCCTCACCAGCCCCGGGGGGTCGTGCCGATGATCGAGGACCGGCCGCAAGTGGTCATCGCCACTCCGGGTGCGGAACCGGAAATCGTCTCCACCCCTGTGACCCGGATGGAAAGGCAGGAAGGGCAAGAAAGGCGAGAGGGACAGGAAGGACAGGGGCAGAGCCCGCATTACAGGGCCATGGCCATCGTCGATACCTGGACCAGCCTCTATTCCTCCAGCATGGACGCCCGCCTTGATACTTTGACCGCCTGGATGCGGTCCGCCGCTCTATGCCTGCCGCACGCGCAAGGAGGGCAGGTGCTTTTGCTGGGGGAGTGCGATCCGGCCATCGCCCAGTCCCTCATGACGTGGAATCCGGCCTTCCTGGCCGCCCAAGAGCTGGGGGAGAGGCAAGAGACCGCCATGCCCCCGGCGGTGACTGCCGCTCATGTGTGGGGAAGGCGCGAAGTGGTGGAAGAAGTCCTGGACGGGCTGGGCCTCGATCCCCTGCAGCCCGGGGATCAGCCCCCGGTTTTGGGGCCGATTCCCCTGCCTCCGCCTGCCACGATTATCGATCGCCAGCTGGAAGGCAGCAATGACCGGGTACGAGCCGTGGTCCGGGTCCCGGTCGGGCGGACCCTTCGCCTGGCTCAACAGCTGCACGCGGCCGCGGCCAAGCACGCCCGGTCGCGGGTGAAAGGGGAGCTGCGTTTCCAGATCAACCCCAAATCCTTGAGCTGA
- a CDS encoding endonuclease III domain-containing protein — protein sequence MTRRGDAQTFLPGRAVFQALYQELGPQGWWPAQTGFEMIIGSVLVQHTAWRNVETSLQNLVQAQALTPRSIAGMKQEDLVSLIRPSGFMQAKAGTCQAISRWLMDTGLDESVIWPEDGSQAAGDPQPPLPDLRENLLSVKGIGQETADVIRLYAFHQKCFIWDVYSRRMIAALGLPDYPTYQAAKDHEAAFLDISEFTLPELGEYHGLIVEAGKRSRAAGSWEWLTPVKAAQTAFRIREMNIWSVPWTCSKSCTSPGAAGKGVPEGKA from the coding sequence ATGACAAGGCGCGGCGATGCACAGACCTTCCTTCCCGGGCGAGCGGTCTTCCAAGCTTTATACCAAGAACTCGGCCCCCAGGGATGGTGGCCGGCGCAAACCGGTTTCGAGATGATCATCGGGTCCGTCCTGGTCCAACATACCGCTTGGCGGAACGTGGAAACCTCCTTGCAAAACCTGGTCCAAGCCCAAGCCCTGACCCCGCGAAGCATCGCGGGCATGAAGCAAGAGGACCTGGTCTCCCTCATCCGGCCCAGCGGCTTCATGCAGGCCAAGGCCGGAACCTGCCAGGCCATCTCCCGTTGGCTGATGGACACGGGCTTGGATGAAAGCGTCATCTGGCCTGAAGACGGATCGCAGGCAGCCGGAGACCCGCAACCTCCTCTGCCTGATTTGCGGGAAAACCTCCTGTCCGTCAAAGGAATCGGACAAGAGACCGCCGATGTGATCCGCCTTTACGCCTTCCATCAGAAATGCTTCATTTGGGACGTCTATTCCCGCCGAATGATCGCCGCCCTTGGCCTGCCCGACTACCCCACCTATCAGGCGGCGAAGGACCATGAGGCCGCCTTCCTCGACATCTCCGAATTCACCCTGCCCGAATTGGGCGAATACCATGGGCTGATCGTGGAAGCGGGCAAGCGGAGCCGCGCCGCCGGCTCCTGGGAGTGGCTAACCCCGGTGAAGGCGGCTCAGACGGCCTTCCGCATCAGAGAGATGAACATCTGGTCAGTCCCGTGGACCTGCTCGAAAAGCTGCACATCGCCCGGGGCCGCAGGCAAAGGCGTCCCCGAGGGGAAAGCCTGA
- a CDS encoding RsmB/NOP family class I SAM-dependent RNA methyltransferase, producing the protein MTEGGIGNAGKTGKAKKDLSPRSIAWKSLIRVHRNQAFSNLLVPQELSSFSPDELGGRDRAAVTDMVYGTLRWQGFLDAVIADVSFRPLKRIEIPVLDAARLGVYQLLFLGSPDYAAVSQTVGLLRRGGRSDARAAGFVNALLRKVATRSRQEWEAVLTSRIPKADSDARLALRYSHPNWVVGQLRRSWEAAAYEDRADDQLAALLSADNEPADVTLCARPGLISREELIAQLEGISAGRAGSDGQAVPGRIVWGETSFSPYGLRIKGVNPHDIPAVRQGLAGVEDEGSQLAALAVADVDKAAGFPTDLPTDFPVDLPADSQSDLTTSRQAERWLDMCAGPGGKTALLAACALSRSNSGRLTTLLANEPTHHRADLVRDNLCAFTGMAPASSAAPSIIEGVEEKDGRQLGDLYPQAFDRILVDAPCSGLGSLRRRPESRWRKKPEEIASLSLLQGQLLDSAYEALAPGGYLAYVTCSPVLEETRLVVDAFLGRHQDLIRLDARQAFPSGTPLPAAPGDVQLFEQVHGTDQMFISLMRKAV; encoded by the coding sequence GTGACTGAGGGCGGGATCGGAAACGCCGGGAAAACCGGAAAAGCCAAGAAAGACCTTTCCCCGCGCTCCATCGCCTGGAAATCGTTGATTCGCGTCCACCGGAACCAGGCCTTCTCCAATCTGCTGGTCCCCCAGGAGCTGAGTTCCTTCTCCCCGGACGAGCTGGGCGGGCGGGACCGGGCCGCCGTCACCGACATGGTCTACGGGACTTTGCGCTGGCAGGGCTTCCTCGATGCGGTGATCGCCGACGTGTCCTTCCGGCCGTTGAAAAGGATCGAGATCCCGGTTTTGGATGCGGCCCGCCTGGGTGTTTATCAGCTTCTTTTCCTCGGCTCGCCGGATTACGCCGCCGTTTCCCAAACGGTCGGCCTGCTTCGCCGGGGCGGTCGCTCGGATGCCAGGGCGGCTGGGTTCGTCAACGCCCTCTTGCGGAAGGTGGCGACCAGGTCCCGGCAGGAATGGGAGGCGGTCCTCACTTCTCGGATTCCCAAGGCCGATTCCGACGCCCGTTTGGCCCTCCGCTATTCCCATCCTAATTGGGTCGTCGGGCAGCTGCGCCGTTCGTGGGAGGCGGCCGCCTATGAAGACAGGGCGGATGACCAGTTGGCCGCCCTTCTGTCCGCCGATAATGAGCCGGCGGATGTCACCTTATGCGCCCGCCCAGGTTTGATTTCACGGGAGGAGCTGATAGCCCAGCTCGAAGGGATTTCCGCCGGCAGGGCTGGTTCGGATGGACAGGCTGTTCCCGGCCGGATCGTTTGGGGGGAGACTTCTTTCTCTCCTTATGGGCTGCGGATCAAAGGGGTGAATCCCCATGATATTCCGGCCGTCCGGCAGGGGCTGGCCGGGGTGGAGGACGAAGGCAGTCAGTTGGCCGCCCTAGCCGTGGCCGATGTGGATAAAGCGGCCGGGTTTCCGACCGACCTTCCGACCGATTTTCCAGTCGACCTCCCGGCTGACTCGCAGTCCGATCTGACGACCTCTCGCCAAGCCGAACGCTGGCTGGATATGTGCGCGGGCCCCGGTGGCAAAACCGCCCTGCTGGCCGCCTGCGCCCTCAGTCGTTCGAATTCCGGCCGGCTCACCACCCTCTTGGCCAACGAGCCGACCCATCACCGGGCCGATCTGGTCAGGGACAATCTATGCGCTTTCACGGGCATGGCCCCGGCCTCCAGCGCTGCCCCGTCCATCATCGAAGGGGTGGAGGAAAAGGATGGCCGCCAGCTGGGAGACCTTTATCCGCAAGCCTTTGATCGGATCCTGGTGGACGCCCCCTGCTCGGGCCTAGGGTCCCTGCGTCGTCGTCCCGAATCCCGCTGGCGCAAAAAGCCCGAGGAGATCGCCTCCCTCAGCCTTCTTCAAGGGCAGCTCTTGGACTCCGCCTATGAGGCTCTGGCTCCCGGCGGTTACCTCGCCTACGTCACGTGTTCGCCGGTCTTGGAGGAGACCCGGCTTGTGGTCGACGCCTTCCTGGGCAGGCATCAAGACCTCATCCGCTTGGACGCCCGTCAGGCTTTCCCCTCGGGGACGCCTTTGCCTGCGGCCCCGGGCGATGTGCAGCTTTTCGAGCAGGTCCACGGGACTGACCAGATGTTCATCTCTCTGATGCGGAAGGCCGTCTGA
- the rpoZ gene encoding DNA-directed RNA polymerase subunit omega — MALGTVPQPEGLANPPIDELDKHAQSRYALAMFAAKRARQINSYFTQLNEGLLQNVGPLVEYKNQEKPLTIAFREINEGLLEETLGEDDLTEGVLN; from the coding sequence ATGGCATTAGGAACAGTTCCACAGCCTGAAGGTTTGGCGAATCCTCCTATCGATGAGCTGGACAAGCATGCCCAGTCCCGTTACGCTTTGGCCATGTTCGCGGCCAAGCGCGCCCGCCAGATCAACTCGTACTTCACCCAGCTGAATGAGGGACTTCTGCAGAACGTGGGCCCTCTGGTCGAGTACAAGAACCAGGAGAAGCCTTTGACCATCGCCTTCCGCGAGATTAACGAAGGCCTTCTGGAAGAGACCTTGGGAGAGGACGACCTGACCGAAGGCGTGCTCAACTAA
- the metK gene encoding methionine adenosyltransferase, which translates to MSMTKKNTRLITSESVTEGHPDKVCDQISDAILDELLKQDPASHVAVETCATTGQFFVFGEVTSEGYVNINKVVRDTLKRIGYTSSEVGLDADSTGVMVSIDEQSPEINAGVSRAATTKEEHYASQGAGDQGIMFGYACDETKVFMPLPIELAHRLAERLAWVRKNGVVPHLRPDGKTQVTVEYGDDGRPIRIDTILISTQHDPGISQSLLRDQLRENVVDPVLAQVLGQEGGDSPETRLDMVDHDSYRFLVNPTGSFVLGGPAADAGLTGRKIIVDTYGGLGHHGGGAFSGKDPSKVDRSAAYAARWVAKNLVAAGFAHKVEVQIAYAIGVAEPVSINVDTFGTLAFAARQAGVTDAALAQAVEAVFDLRPAAIIDQLDLLRPIYSKTAAYGHFGRSDQNFTWEETNRVEELRSAVHDLIAG; encoded by the coding sequence ATGAGCATGACGAAGAAAAACACGAGACTGATCACGTCAGAGTCAGTGACCGAGGGGCATCCCGACAAGGTGTGCGACCAAATCTCCGACGCCATCCTTGACGAGTTGCTCAAACAGGACCCGGCCTCGCACGTGGCTGTGGAGACCTGCGCCACCACCGGCCAGTTCTTCGTTTTCGGCGAAGTGACCTCGGAAGGCTATGTGAACATCAACAAGGTGGTGCGCGACACCCTCAAGAGGATCGGCTATACGTCGTCGGAAGTGGGACTGGATGCGGATTCCACCGGGGTCATGGTCTCCATCGACGAGCAGAGCCCGGAGATCAACGCGGGGGTCAGCCGCGCGGCCACGACCAAGGAGGAGCATTACGCCTCCCAAGGGGCTGGCGACCAAGGAATCATGTTCGGGTATGCCTGCGACGAGACCAAGGTCTTCATGCCTTTGCCCATCGAGCTGGCCCATCGGCTGGCCGAGCGCTTGGCTTGGGTGCGTAAGAACGGGGTAGTCCCTCATCTGCGGCCCGATGGTAAGACCCAGGTGACGGTGGAATACGGGGACGACGGCCGGCCGATCCGCATCGACACCATCCTCATCTCCACCCAGCACGACCCTGGCATTTCCCAATCCCTGCTCCGCGACCAGCTGCGCGAGAACGTGGTCGATCCCGTCCTCGCCCAGGTCCTGGGCCAGGAGGGAGGGGACAGCCCGGAAACCCGTCTGGATATGGTGGACCATGATTCCTACCGTTTCCTGGTCAATCCCACCGGGTCCTTCGTTCTTGGAGGGCCGGCCGCGGACGCCGGTTTGACCGGGCGCAAGATCATCGTCGACACCTATGGCGGCCTCGGCCATCACGGGGGCGGCGCCTTCTCCGGCAAAGACCCTTCCAAGGTGGACCGGTCCGCCGCCTACGCCGCCCGCTGGGTGGCCAAGAACCTGGTGGCCGCCGGCTTCGCCCATAAGGTGGAAGTCCAGATCGCCTATGCCATCGGGGTGGCCGAGCCCGTCTCCATCAATGTGGACACCTTCGGCACCCTCGCCTTCGCCGCCCGCCAGGCCGGAGTCACGGACGCCGCCCTGGCCCAGGCCGTGGAAGCCGTCTTCGACCTGCGCCCGGCTGCCATCATCGACCAGCTGGACCTTTTGCGGCCCATTTACAGCAAGACGGCCGCTTATGGGCATTTCGGCCGCAGCGATCAGAACTTCACCTGGGAGGAGACAAACCGGGTGGAGGAGCTGCGCTCCGCCGTCCATGACTTGATCGCCGGATGA
- the fmt gene encoding methionyl-tRNA formyltransferase has translation MRILFAGTPQVAVGPLQALIQAGGKLEVVGVLTRPDAPQGRGRKLTPSPVKQAAIQAGLPVIEDKPTSPEFFRTLEDLHPDAAAVVAYGNLLKPEALDALPLGWYNLHFSLLPQYRGAAPVQRAIWAGETITGVTVFKIGPGLDDGPIVAQSTVEIGPHETAGELLDRLSQDGAHLLCAVLQGIADGRLAFRPQPAGSFEMAAKIHPDDARIRFAVPAFAADRQIRACTPEPGAWCQLHTQEDSDKAAPIKLTIAQAHVDKSETAGKPAAGALKPGRLLVTKKHIWLGTLTDPLELDQVKAQGKKQMKAADWARGARLSAKAYCD, from the coding sequence ATGAGAATTCTTTTCGCAGGAACCCCCCAAGTGGCGGTAGGACCTTTGCAGGCCTTGATTCAGGCCGGCGGCAAGCTGGAAGTGGTCGGAGTCCTCACCCGGCCGGACGCCCCGCAAGGCCGCGGCCGGAAGCTGACTCCCAGCCCGGTGAAACAGGCTGCCATCCAGGCGGGCCTGCCCGTCATCGAAGACAAGCCCACCTCGCCCGAGTTCTTCCGGACGCTGGAGGACCTTCATCCGGACGCGGCCGCCGTGGTCGCCTACGGGAACCTGCTCAAGCCGGAAGCCTTGGACGCCCTTCCCCTGGGCTGGTATAACCTGCATTTCTCCCTCCTGCCGCAATATCGCGGCGCGGCCCCGGTCCAGAGGGCGATTTGGGCGGGGGAGACCATCACCGGGGTCACCGTTTTCAAGATCGGTCCCGGCTTGGATGATGGGCCGATTGTGGCCCAGTCGACCGTGGAAATCGGTCCTCATGAAACGGCCGGAGAGCTTCTGGACCGGCTGTCGCAGGACGGGGCCCATCTTTTGTGCGCGGTCCTGCAGGGGATAGCTGACGGTCGATTGGCCTTCCGCCCCCAGCCGGCCGGTAGCTTCGAGATGGCGGCGAAGATTCATCCTGATGACGCTCGTATCCGTTTCGCCGTGCCCGCTTTCGCCGCGGATCGGCAGATCCGCGCCTGCACGCCCGAGCCAGGGGCCTGGTGCCAGCTGCATACCCAGGAGGATTCCGACAAGGCAGCCCCCATCAAACTGACCATCGCCCAGGCGCACGTGGACAAATCCGAGACTGCAGGCAAGCCTGCCGCCGGCGCTTTGAAACCCGGCCGTCTTCTGGTGACCAAGAAACACATCTGGCTGGGGACCCTGACGGATCCTTTGGAGTTGGACCAGGTGAAGGCGCAAGGCAAAAAGCAGATGAAGGCCGCCGATTGGGCCCGCGGCGCCCGCCTGTCCGCGAAGGCTTACTGTGACTGA